In the Scomber japonicus isolate fScoJap1 chromosome 18, fScoJap1.pri, whole genome shotgun sequence genome, one interval contains:
- the nbr1b gene encoding next to BRCA1 gene 1 protein isoform X1, translated as MDFYINLKVNFRGNSKNFLLSGSETKSWESMEAMVKRSFGLCSLQLTYFDEENEEVSINSQVEYEEALKSAVRQGNRLHMNVYETRGQPARVSTTKASGAEPKRGFRPPQHCPTLAQVVSRKVQAAVPEQGMQVIMKEVKGAKEEDKTPPAWFTSYMEKFKDQVVREAVEKICREFSGQCCIHKPLGGGGGGGAVGGRGETVGGAEAQQVPEISSSTLPGAPSSSSTPPCSSCRGQTTGGGYQCSVCTACTLCEPCSFSHDPSHNLVRARTPLSIPEHGSPAPDHSRFYRRGDRSFRKAEKQRLKAEKRLLKAEVKEIRKQLRMERRGLQWSSSHRDGSSSPVLLQPRATQHNSPERPKRPCPLVVPTMTAAFLDENLPDGTRLRPGTKFIKYWKMRNTGTIGWSPDTKLKFMWGNLAVGSGDRWREVSVPFLQPGQVGIVSVALCAPTVEGSYTSHWRLAHAGEQFGPRVWCSIVVDPLAPAPMMVDGILVSPCVTPQGKNPVAKDGKACAASREQPLMSVDQEEYYIPSVDLLTAQDLLSFELLDINIVQELESVPNNTPADMTPCMSPLPQEGHLQDKSSPSLGLIQEETEVINSIMDVPHGAGSGAEGGGVPAQEEGEDDISGTQFVCETVIRSMTLEEPPDHAPLRGSRPGTGKVVRPAAQGGSCTKSKVEESPDSSPGSSKSPLKPPATLKASLPSPLKASLPAPLSVAPTTGLGPSSAPTPLHALSRASTLQEHIATGESEDPDMENICVESTAKDSEKEPEEGKEKEGEEKRSRSSSTSSEDYIIILPDCFDTSRPLGESMYSSALSQPGDIPAKTPTDPDNPSSEQLGSTTSDGELGEADEGGAAAETGMSGASSANDMLCTSQTLDDEPLTPEVVAPPKAIVTPSPESSGETDVDAAAAAAGGEAEDSELYQTEDASGPEETRTDAAEATEDTEEENPEDPRHPGITSGLVKGALSVAASAYKALFTGQGPTQPPVDASTQDTMMAVLVEMGFGDRPLNQRLLKKHNYNLLDVVNELVQMTDNDWYSTRY; from the exons ATGGACTTCTACATCAACCTGAAGGTGAATTTCAGAGGAAATTCCAAGAATTTCCTGCTGTCGGGATCCGAGACCAAGAGCTGGGAGTCGATGGAGGCCATG gtGAAGCGTTCGTTTGGCCTGTGCAGTCTTCAGCTGACCTACTTCGACGAGGAGAATGAAGAG GTGTCCATTAACAGCCAAG TGGAGTACGAGGAGGCGCTGAAG aGTGCAGTGAGGCAGGGGAACCGTCTGCACATGAACGTGTACGAGACTCGGGGCCAGCCAGCAAGGGTCTCCACCACCAAGGCTAGTGGAGCAGAGCCCAAGAGGGGCTTCAGACCCCCACAGCACTGTCCTACTCTAGCCCAGGTGGTTAGTCGCAAGGTCCAGGCTGCAGTGCCAGAACAGGGCATG CAGGTGATCATGAAAGAAGTAAAAGGGGccaaagaagaagacaagacTCCTCCAGCCTGGTTTACCTCTTACATggagaag tTTAAGGACCAGGTGGTTCGCGAGGCGGTGGAGAAGATCTGCCGGGAATTCTCCGGACAGTGCTGCATCCATAAGCCTTTGGGgggcggaggaggagggggagcagtGGGAGGCAGAGGGGAAACGGTTGGAGGAGCAGAGGCCCAGCAAGTCCCTGAGATTTCCTCCTCCACTTTACCCGGAGcgccatcctcctcctccactcctccctgCTCGTCCTGTAGGGGGCAGACTACAGGGGGAGGCTACCAGTGCAG TGTGTGTACAGCCTGTACTCTGTGTGAGCCCTGCAGTTTCTCTCATGATCCCAGTCACAACCTGGTGAGAGCCAGGACTCCTCTGTCCATCCCGGAGCATGGATCACCTGCACCAGACCACAGCAG GTTTTACAGGCGAGGCGACCGCAGTTTCCGGAAGGCGGAGAAGCAGCGGCTGAAAGCAGAGAAGCGCCTGCTGAAAGCTGAGGTCAAAGAGATCAGGAAACAGCTGAGGATGGAGAGGCGGGGCTTACAGTGGAGCTCCTCCCACCGAGATGGAAGCTCCTCCCCCGTGCTCCTGCAGCCTCGAGCCACCCAGCATAACAGCCCTGA GCGTCCAAAGCGTCCCTGTCCACTGGTGGTTCCAACCATGACTGCTGCATTTCTGGACGAGAACCTTCCCGACGGAACCCGACTGCGTCCTGGGACCAAGTTCATCAAGTACTGGAAGATGAGGAACACTGGAACAATCGGCTGGAGCCCCGATACTAAG CTGAAGTTCATGTGGGGAAACTTGGCGGTGGGATCTGGGGACCGCTGGAGAGAAGTGTCTGTTCCCTTTCTCCAGCCAGGACAG GTCGGCATAGTGAGCGTGGCTCTATGTGCTCCCACTGTGGAGGGCTCCTACACCTCCCACTGGCGTCTGGCCCACGCCGGAGAGCAGTTTGGACCCAGGGTCTGGTGCAGCATTGTGgtcgaccctctggccccggcCCCTATGATGGTCGATGGGATACTGGTGTCCCCCTGTGTCACGCCACAG GGGAAGAACCCAGTGGCAAAGGATGGGAAAGCCTGTGCAGCTTCGAGGGAGCAACCTCTCATGTCTGTGGACCAAGAAGAATACTACATCCCTTCTGTTGACCTGCTCACTGCACAG GATCTTCTGTCTTTTGAGTTATTGGATATCAACATCGTCCAAGAGTTGGAGAGTGTCCCAAATAACACTCCTGCTG ACATGACTCCCTGCATGTCTCCTCTGCCTCAAGAGGGCCACCTGCAGGACAAGAGTAGTCCCTCTTTGGGTCTGATCCAGGAAGAGACAGAAGTTATCAATAGCATCATGG ATGTCCCACATGGTGCAGGATCTGGAGCTGAAGGTGGCGGAGTCCCAGCTCAGGAGGAAGGCGAGGATGACATCAGCGGGACTCAGTTTGTTTGTGAGACGGTGATTCGCTCCATGACACTGGAGGAGCCCCCTGACCATGCCCCTTTAAGAGGGTCCCGCCCAGGTACTGGTAAAG TGGTGCGTCCAGCAGCTCAGGGCGGCTCCTGCACCAAGAGCAAAGTGGAAGAAAGCCCAGACAGCAGCCCCGGCAGCTCCAAAAGCCCCCTCAAACCACCTGCTACGCTCAAAGCTTCCCTCCCATCACCGCTGAAAGCCTCCCTGCCCGCTCCCCTGTCTGTGGCCCCGACCACAGGGCTCGGCCCCAGCTCAGCACCGACCCCACTCCACGCTCTATCCAGAGCCTCCACACTGCAGGAGCACATAGCCACAG GTGAAAGCGAGGATCCTGACATGGAGAACATCTGTGTGGAGTCCACAGCGAAGGACAGCGAGAAGGAgccagaggaagggaaggagaaagaaggagaggaaaagaggagtcgctcctcctccacctcctcagaggattacatcatcatcctccCTGACTGCTTTGACACCAGTCGGCCACTGGGGGAGTCCATGTACAG CTCTGCTTTGTCCCAGCCTGGCGACATCCCTGCCAAGACCCCCACAGACCCTGACAACCCATCTTCTGAGCAGCTGGGCAGCACCACCTCTGATGGGGAGCTAGGCGAAGCGGATGAAGGCGGTGCAGCCGCAGAGACGGGCATGTCAGGTGCCAGCAGTGCCAATGACATGCTGTGTACCTCTCAGACGCTGGATGACGAGCCACTGACACCTGAGGTGGTGGCACCGCCTAAAGCCATCGTCACACCAAG TCCAGAGAGCAGCGGAGAAACAGAcgttgatgctgctgctgctgctgcaggaggagaagCTGAAGACTCTGAACTGTACCAAACTGAGGATG CCTCTGGTCCTGAAGAAACCCGGACAGATGCTGCTGAAGCTACtgaagacacagaggaagaaaaccCTGAAGACCCcag GCATCCAGGCATCACCAGCGGTCTGGTGAAGGGAGCTCTGTCAGTAGCTGCTTCTGCCTACAAAGCCCTGTTTACTGGACAAGGACCCACACAG CCACCAGTGGACGCGTCGACCCAGGACACCATGATGGCCGTGCTGGTAGAGATGGGTTTCGGGGACCGTCCGCTCAACCAGCGGCTGCTGAAGAAACATAACTACAACCTGCTGGATGTGGTCAACGAGCTCGTTCAGATGACCGACAATGATTGGTACTCCACACGCTACTga
- the nbr1b gene encoding next to BRCA1 gene 1 protein isoform X5, giving the protein MDFYINLKVNFRGNSKNFLLSGSETKSWESMEAMVKRSFGLCSLQLTYFDEENEEVSINSQVEYEEALKSAVRQGNRLHMNVYETRGQPARVSTTKASGAEPKRGFRPPQHCPTLAQVVSRKVQAAVPEQGMQVIMKEVKGAKEEDKTPPAWFTSYMEKFKDQVVREAVEKICREFSGQCCIHKPLGGGGGGGAVGGRGETVGGAEAQQVPEISSSTLPGAPSSSSTPPCSSCRGQTTGGGYQCSVCTACTLCEPCSFSHDPSHNLVRARTPLSIPEHGSPAPDHSRFYRRGDRSFRKAEKQRLKAEKRLLKAEVKEIRKQLRMERRGLQWSSSHRDGSSSPVLLQPRATQHNSPERPKRPCPLVVPTMTAAFLDENLPDGTRLRPGTKFIKYWKMRNTGTIGWSPDTKLKFMWGNLAVGSGDRWREVSVPFLQPGQVGIVSVALCAPTVEGSYTSHWRLAHAGEQFGPRVWCSIVVDPLAPAPMMVDGILVSPCVTPQGKNPVAKDGKACAASREQPLMSVDQEEYYIPSVDLLTAQDLLSFELLDINIVQELESVPNNTPADMTPCMSPLPQEGHLQDKSSPSLGLIQEETEVINSIMDVPHGAGSGAEGGGVPAQEEGEDDISGTQFVCETVIRSMTLEEPPDHAPLRGSRPVVRPAAQGGSCTKSKVEESPDSSPGSSKSPLKPPATLKASLPSPLKASLPAPLSVAPTTGLGPSSAPTPLHALSRASTLQEHIATGESEDPDMENICVESTAKDSEKEPEEGKEKEGEEKRSRSSSTSSEDYIIILPDCFDTSRPLGESMYSSALSQPGDIPAKTPTDPDNPSSEQLGSTTSDGELGEADEGGAAAETGMSGASSANDMLCTSQTLDDEPLTPEVVAPPKAIVTPSPESSGETDVDAAAAAAGGEAEDSELYQTEDASGPEETRTDAAEATEDTEEENPEDPRHPGITSGLVKGALSVAASAYKALFTGQGPTQPPVDASTQDTMMAVLVEMGFGDRPLNQRLLKKHNYNLLDVVNELVQMTDNDWYSTRY; this is encoded by the exons ATGGACTTCTACATCAACCTGAAGGTGAATTTCAGAGGAAATTCCAAGAATTTCCTGCTGTCGGGATCCGAGACCAAGAGCTGGGAGTCGATGGAGGCCATG gtGAAGCGTTCGTTTGGCCTGTGCAGTCTTCAGCTGACCTACTTCGACGAGGAGAATGAAGAG GTGTCCATTAACAGCCAAG TGGAGTACGAGGAGGCGCTGAAG aGTGCAGTGAGGCAGGGGAACCGTCTGCACATGAACGTGTACGAGACTCGGGGCCAGCCAGCAAGGGTCTCCACCACCAAGGCTAGTGGAGCAGAGCCCAAGAGGGGCTTCAGACCCCCACAGCACTGTCCTACTCTAGCCCAGGTGGTTAGTCGCAAGGTCCAGGCTGCAGTGCCAGAACAGGGCATG CAGGTGATCATGAAAGAAGTAAAAGGGGccaaagaagaagacaagacTCCTCCAGCCTGGTTTACCTCTTACATggagaag tTTAAGGACCAGGTGGTTCGCGAGGCGGTGGAGAAGATCTGCCGGGAATTCTCCGGACAGTGCTGCATCCATAAGCCTTTGGGgggcggaggaggagggggagcagtGGGAGGCAGAGGGGAAACGGTTGGAGGAGCAGAGGCCCAGCAAGTCCCTGAGATTTCCTCCTCCACTTTACCCGGAGcgccatcctcctcctccactcctccctgCTCGTCCTGTAGGGGGCAGACTACAGGGGGAGGCTACCAGTGCAG TGTGTGTACAGCCTGTACTCTGTGTGAGCCCTGCAGTTTCTCTCATGATCCCAGTCACAACCTGGTGAGAGCCAGGACTCCTCTGTCCATCCCGGAGCATGGATCACCTGCACCAGACCACAGCAG GTTTTACAGGCGAGGCGACCGCAGTTTCCGGAAGGCGGAGAAGCAGCGGCTGAAAGCAGAGAAGCGCCTGCTGAAAGCTGAGGTCAAAGAGATCAGGAAACAGCTGAGGATGGAGAGGCGGGGCTTACAGTGGAGCTCCTCCCACCGAGATGGAAGCTCCTCCCCCGTGCTCCTGCAGCCTCGAGCCACCCAGCATAACAGCCCTGA GCGTCCAAAGCGTCCCTGTCCACTGGTGGTTCCAACCATGACTGCTGCATTTCTGGACGAGAACCTTCCCGACGGAACCCGACTGCGTCCTGGGACCAAGTTCATCAAGTACTGGAAGATGAGGAACACTGGAACAATCGGCTGGAGCCCCGATACTAAG CTGAAGTTCATGTGGGGAAACTTGGCGGTGGGATCTGGGGACCGCTGGAGAGAAGTGTCTGTTCCCTTTCTCCAGCCAGGACAG GTCGGCATAGTGAGCGTGGCTCTATGTGCTCCCACTGTGGAGGGCTCCTACACCTCCCACTGGCGTCTGGCCCACGCCGGAGAGCAGTTTGGACCCAGGGTCTGGTGCAGCATTGTGgtcgaccctctggccccggcCCCTATGATGGTCGATGGGATACTGGTGTCCCCCTGTGTCACGCCACAG GGGAAGAACCCAGTGGCAAAGGATGGGAAAGCCTGTGCAGCTTCGAGGGAGCAACCTCTCATGTCTGTGGACCAAGAAGAATACTACATCCCTTCTGTTGACCTGCTCACTGCACAG GATCTTCTGTCTTTTGAGTTATTGGATATCAACATCGTCCAAGAGTTGGAGAGTGTCCCAAATAACACTCCTGCTG ACATGACTCCCTGCATGTCTCCTCTGCCTCAAGAGGGCCACCTGCAGGACAAGAGTAGTCCCTCTTTGGGTCTGATCCAGGAAGAGACAGAAGTTATCAATAGCATCATGG ATGTCCCACATGGTGCAGGATCTGGAGCTGAAGGTGGCGGAGTCCCAGCTCAGGAGGAAGGCGAGGATGACATCAGCGGGACTCAGTTTGTTTGTGAGACGGTGATTCGCTCCATGACACTGGAGGAGCCCCCTGACCATGCCCCTTTAAGAGGGTCCCGCCCAG TGGTGCGTCCAGCAGCTCAGGGCGGCTCCTGCACCAAGAGCAAAGTGGAAGAAAGCCCAGACAGCAGCCCCGGCAGCTCCAAAAGCCCCCTCAAACCACCTGCTACGCTCAAAGCTTCCCTCCCATCACCGCTGAAAGCCTCCCTGCCCGCTCCCCTGTCTGTGGCCCCGACCACAGGGCTCGGCCCCAGCTCAGCACCGACCCCACTCCACGCTCTATCCAGAGCCTCCACACTGCAGGAGCACATAGCCACAG GTGAAAGCGAGGATCCTGACATGGAGAACATCTGTGTGGAGTCCACAGCGAAGGACAGCGAGAAGGAgccagaggaagggaaggagaaagaaggagaggaaaagaggagtcgctcctcctccacctcctcagaggattacatcatcatcctccCTGACTGCTTTGACACCAGTCGGCCACTGGGGGAGTCCATGTACAG CTCTGCTTTGTCCCAGCCTGGCGACATCCCTGCCAAGACCCCCACAGACCCTGACAACCCATCTTCTGAGCAGCTGGGCAGCACCACCTCTGATGGGGAGCTAGGCGAAGCGGATGAAGGCGGTGCAGCCGCAGAGACGGGCATGTCAGGTGCCAGCAGTGCCAATGACATGCTGTGTACCTCTCAGACGCTGGATGACGAGCCACTGACACCTGAGGTGGTGGCACCGCCTAAAGCCATCGTCACACCAAG TCCAGAGAGCAGCGGAGAAACAGAcgttgatgctgctgctgctgctgcaggaggagaagCTGAAGACTCTGAACTGTACCAAACTGAGGATG CCTCTGGTCCTGAAGAAACCCGGACAGATGCTGCTGAAGCTACtgaagacacagaggaagaaaaccCTGAAGACCCcag GCATCCAGGCATCACCAGCGGTCTGGTGAAGGGAGCTCTGTCAGTAGCTGCTTCTGCCTACAAAGCCCTGTTTACTGGACAAGGACCCACACAG CCACCAGTGGACGCGTCGACCCAGGACACCATGATGGCCGTGCTGGTAGAGATGGGTTTCGGGGACCGTCCGCTCAACCAGCGGCTGCTGAAGAAACATAACTACAACCTGCTGGATGTGGTCAACGAGCTCGTTCAGATGACCGACAATGATTGGTACTCCACACGCTACTga
- the nbr1b gene encoding next to BRCA1 gene 1 protein isoform X3 → MDFYINLKVNFRGNSKNFLLSGSETKSWESMEAMVKRSFGLCSLQLTYFDEENEEVSINSQVEYEEALKSAVRQGNRLHMNVYETRGQPARVSTTKASGAEPKRGFRPPQHCPTLAQVVSRKVQAAVPEQGMQVIMKEVKGAKEEDKTPPAWFTSYMEKFKDQVVREAVEKICREFSGQCCIHKPLGGGGGGGAVGGRGETVGGAEAQQVPEISSSTLPGAPSSSSTPPCSSCRGQTTGGGYQCSVCTACTLCEPCSFSHDPSHNLVRARTPLSIPEHGSPAPDHSRFYRRGDRSFRKAEKQRLKAEKRLLKAEVKEIRKQLRMERRGLQWSSSHRDGSSSPVLLQPRATQHNSPERPKRPCPLVVPTMTAAFLDENLPDGTRLRPGTKFIKYWKMRNTGTIGWSPDTKLKFMWGNLAVGSGDRWREVSVPFLQPGQVGIVSVALCAPTVEGSYTSHWRLAHAGEQFGPRVWCSIVVDPLAPAPMMVDGILVSPCVTPQGKNPVAKDGKACAASREQPLMSVDQEEYYIPSVDLLTAQDLLSFELLDINIVQELESVPNNTPADMTPCMSPLPQEGHLQDKSSPSLGLIQEETEVINSIMDVPHGAGSGAEGGGVPAQEEGEDDISGTQFVCETVIRSMTLEEPPDHAPLRGSRPGTVVRPAAQGGSCTKSKVEESPDSSPGSSKSPLKPPATLKASLPSPLKASLPAPLSVAPTTGLGPSSAPTPLHALSRASTLQEHIATGESEDPDMENICVESTAKDSEKEPEEGKEKEGEEKRSRSSSTSSEDYIIILPDCFDTSRPLGESMYSSALSQPGDIPAKTPTDPDNPSSEQLGSTTSDGELGEADEGGAAAETGMSGASSANDMLCTSQTLDDEPLTPEVVAPPKAIVTPSPESSGETDVDAAAAAAGGEAEDSELYQTEDASGPEETRTDAAEATEDTEEENPEDPRHPGITSGLVKGALSVAASAYKALFTGQGPTQPPVDASTQDTMMAVLVEMGFGDRPLNQRLLKKHNYNLLDVVNELVQMTDNDWYSTRY, encoded by the exons ATGGACTTCTACATCAACCTGAAGGTGAATTTCAGAGGAAATTCCAAGAATTTCCTGCTGTCGGGATCCGAGACCAAGAGCTGGGAGTCGATGGAGGCCATG gtGAAGCGTTCGTTTGGCCTGTGCAGTCTTCAGCTGACCTACTTCGACGAGGAGAATGAAGAG GTGTCCATTAACAGCCAAG TGGAGTACGAGGAGGCGCTGAAG aGTGCAGTGAGGCAGGGGAACCGTCTGCACATGAACGTGTACGAGACTCGGGGCCAGCCAGCAAGGGTCTCCACCACCAAGGCTAGTGGAGCAGAGCCCAAGAGGGGCTTCAGACCCCCACAGCACTGTCCTACTCTAGCCCAGGTGGTTAGTCGCAAGGTCCAGGCTGCAGTGCCAGAACAGGGCATG CAGGTGATCATGAAAGAAGTAAAAGGGGccaaagaagaagacaagacTCCTCCAGCCTGGTTTACCTCTTACATggagaag tTTAAGGACCAGGTGGTTCGCGAGGCGGTGGAGAAGATCTGCCGGGAATTCTCCGGACAGTGCTGCATCCATAAGCCTTTGGGgggcggaggaggagggggagcagtGGGAGGCAGAGGGGAAACGGTTGGAGGAGCAGAGGCCCAGCAAGTCCCTGAGATTTCCTCCTCCACTTTACCCGGAGcgccatcctcctcctccactcctccctgCTCGTCCTGTAGGGGGCAGACTACAGGGGGAGGCTACCAGTGCAG TGTGTGTACAGCCTGTACTCTGTGTGAGCCCTGCAGTTTCTCTCATGATCCCAGTCACAACCTGGTGAGAGCCAGGACTCCTCTGTCCATCCCGGAGCATGGATCACCTGCACCAGACCACAGCAG GTTTTACAGGCGAGGCGACCGCAGTTTCCGGAAGGCGGAGAAGCAGCGGCTGAAAGCAGAGAAGCGCCTGCTGAAAGCTGAGGTCAAAGAGATCAGGAAACAGCTGAGGATGGAGAGGCGGGGCTTACAGTGGAGCTCCTCCCACCGAGATGGAAGCTCCTCCCCCGTGCTCCTGCAGCCTCGAGCCACCCAGCATAACAGCCCTGA GCGTCCAAAGCGTCCCTGTCCACTGGTGGTTCCAACCATGACTGCTGCATTTCTGGACGAGAACCTTCCCGACGGAACCCGACTGCGTCCTGGGACCAAGTTCATCAAGTACTGGAAGATGAGGAACACTGGAACAATCGGCTGGAGCCCCGATACTAAG CTGAAGTTCATGTGGGGAAACTTGGCGGTGGGATCTGGGGACCGCTGGAGAGAAGTGTCTGTTCCCTTTCTCCAGCCAGGACAG GTCGGCATAGTGAGCGTGGCTCTATGTGCTCCCACTGTGGAGGGCTCCTACACCTCCCACTGGCGTCTGGCCCACGCCGGAGAGCAGTTTGGACCCAGGGTCTGGTGCAGCATTGTGgtcgaccctctggccccggcCCCTATGATGGTCGATGGGATACTGGTGTCCCCCTGTGTCACGCCACAG GGGAAGAACCCAGTGGCAAAGGATGGGAAAGCCTGTGCAGCTTCGAGGGAGCAACCTCTCATGTCTGTGGACCAAGAAGAATACTACATCCCTTCTGTTGACCTGCTCACTGCACAG GATCTTCTGTCTTTTGAGTTATTGGATATCAACATCGTCCAAGAGTTGGAGAGTGTCCCAAATAACACTCCTGCTG ACATGACTCCCTGCATGTCTCCTCTGCCTCAAGAGGGCCACCTGCAGGACAAGAGTAGTCCCTCTTTGGGTCTGATCCAGGAAGAGACAGAAGTTATCAATAGCATCATGG ATGTCCCACATGGTGCAGGATCTGGAGCTGAAGGTGGCGGAGTCCCAGCTCAGGAGGAAGGCGAGGATGACATCAGCGGGACTCAGTTTGTTTGTGAGACGGTGATTCGCTCCATGACACTGGAGGAGCCCCCTGACCATGCCCCTTTAAGAGGGTCCCGCCCAGGTACTG TGGTGCGTCCAGCAGCTCAGGGCGGCTCCTGCACCAAGAGCAAAGTGGAAGAAAGCCCAGACAGCAGCCCCGGCAGCTCCAAAAGCCCCCTCAAACCACCTGCTACGCTCAAAGCTTCCCTCCCATCACCGCTGAAAGCCTCCCTGCCCGCTCCCCTGTCTGTGGCCCCGACCACAGGGCTCGGCCCCAGCTCAGCACCGACCCCACTCCACGCTCTATCCAGAGCCTCCACACTGCAGGAGCACATAGCCACAG GTGAAAGCGAGGATCCTGACATGGAGAACATCTGTGTGGAGTCCACAGCGAAGGACAGCGAGAAGGAgccagaggaagggaaggagaaagaaggagaggaaaagaggagtcgctcctcctccacctcctcagaggattacatcatcatcctccCTGACTGCTTTGACACCAGTCGGCCACTGGGGGAGTCCATGTACAG CTCTGCTTTGTCCCAGCCTGGCGACATCCCTGCCAAGACCCCCACAGACCCTGACAACCCATCTTCTGAGCAGCTGGGCAGCACCACCTCTGATGGGGAGCTAGGCGAAGCGGATGAAGGCGGTGCAGCCGCAGAGACGGGCATGTCAGGTGCCAGCAGTGCCAATGACATGCTGTGTACCTCTCAGACGCTGGATGACGAGCCACTGACACCTGAGGTGGTGGCACCGCCTAAAGCCATCGTCACACCAAG TCCAGAGAGCAGCGGAGAAACAGAcgttgatgctgctgctgctgctgcaggaggagaagCTGAAGACTCTGAACTGTACCAAACTGAGGATG CCTCTGGTCCTGAAGAAACCCGGACAGATGCTGCTGAAGCTACtgaagacacagaggaagaaaaccCTGAAGACCCcag GCATCCAGGCATCACCAGCGGTCTGGTGAAGGGAGCTCTGTCAGTAGCTGCTTCTGCCTACAAAGCCCTGTTTACTGGACAAGGACCCACACAG CCACCAGTGGACGCGTCGACCCAGGACACCATGATGGCCGTGCTGGTAGAGATGGGTTTCGGGGACCGTCCGCTCAACCAGCGGCTGCTGAAGAAACATAACTACAACCTGCTGGATGTGGTCAACGAGCTCGTTCAGATGACCGACAATGATTGGTACTCCACACGCTACTga